In the genome of Arachis stenosperma cultivar V10309 chromosome 6, arast.V10309.gnm1.PFL2, whole genome shotgun sequence, the window atattaaataaataaataaatattaaaaataaattaaatattacatatatttatatacaaataaataTCGAGTGATTTAATTTAGTCATTAACTTTTTATATACATGTTGTCTTTTTATATACATAAGAGTATTCTTTTCATTTCATTATATCTTTTGATCTTCAGtattatttgatataattattttaggtctatattaaaattaattattaaaatatataatttatattaaaaataaattaaactatacatatatttatatataaatatatagtatCTGATTTTAACATACGAATAAATATTTGTatttaataatatgataattagattaatatatttgaaaaaaatatatatgtatgtgtaGCAGCGTAAATCTAACTAGCTAGACCTAAACATATGGTGgatctatatatattttatatgatcAAATATGTAATATAATGCATATGAAATATAATGGGTCTCGCTACTACTAGCTAACTAGTATACAACCTAGCTAACTCaatatcttttatatatatatatattattagctAAACTCCGCACTACAACCATGCATGTAAATATATTCATGTGCACAATGACACAAAAAAGGTGATGAATGGAAAACACATAGCGGAAGACAACACATGCATGACGGAAGGAAGCGCTGCCGAAGGAGGTTTTTTTTGAGAAGAAAGATGCGGAAAGAGAAGCGAAGTGATTAAGATTTTAGATGATTTTTGTTTGTGATATGATGAATCAATAAAATAGTTAAGTTTCGTCACTTTAATTATTGGATATGGGAGATTATAATACACTTTTGTTTAGAAATCAATCGACTTGATTATTATATTAGTATTGTGTGAAGTTAACCAATTAAGTTGATAGGTCTCCTTATGTATTCTATTATTCTCTAAATATACACGCCTATTAGTTATATAGAAACatatatatgttatattttattatgaatatgataaaaaaattagctGGTTAAGATGGCAGTGGATTGGTGAGGTAAatagaattcacaaataattaaattaaagcaTACCTAATTTGATTTTACTTTAATTTGCCTAAATATTTCTATTTCTAAGAATAACATACATATGTTTTCAGTTAAGATAGtttgtacaaaaaaaaaactaatgaagtctctcattattattattattattattattattattattattattattattattataataatagtGAGAACAAGATGGAAGATAGtgagataaataataaaattaaagtatgaATAACTATATACCAATCTATATATCTTTTGAGATAGAATAAATTACATGTTTTTGGTGTTTTTTCGACTTTTTTATAATCCAACTAATAGTTAGTTGTATGTTGTTGCCCTAATTAATTATCTAACAAAATTGAATTAGAATAAacggtttagatatctttaatattttaaaaattaaagtgtTTTATTTATCTCTTTCTCTTTCACTTAACTGAGAATTCATCTCCTCTTTTCTTTAGATATATACCAATTCACTCACACTACCCACAAGAGAATTTGATTAATGTTAGAGGCAAAGGTAAACATTAACAGAAAGCaaattaagaatttaaaataaCATTCATGAAATTAAAAAGAGGAACTAACACAAAAAGACGAAAGAAGATAGGATAGTAATATAGAAATTAAGGACAAATTAGTTTAAGAGGGCacgaatttttaaaaatttaatctcATCGGCTGTTTATTCTGATTTAATGGTTGAGATTTGCATTCTGACTTGTCACTTAATAAAAGCATTCTCATTATATTATCCTTTTTCACCATTTTTATCACTCAACTCACACACCCTTTTTGAAAACGAtatcattcatttttttcatgCATTGTTGATATGAATATAATTGTATCTAAAAGAACAGTGGCGTTAAGTGTGATCTGATAGTTATTACTCCTTGACCATTGACCATTGACCATTGACCCTTGATCACTACAAAAAAAGCGCTAATTTGCGagattttttttggattttgcGGGGTTTTTAACCCCCACAAGTTGTGTAACGGCAGTTTCAAAAACTGACGGAGTTAGGTGTCCTGCGGTTTAGTTATGGGAGTTTTTAAAAAACCGACGTTATGTCAAATTCAAATTGCGGGAGTTTTTTGCCCTCCGCAAATTGTGGGAATTTTCAGTATATTGCGTCGGTTTTCGAAAGCATCCAGTTATCTTATTCTGTGGCGGTCTTGATTGACGTTGTGGGGGTTCTTAACCCCTACAAAATTAAAAGActaaaatctattttttatatttgtggGAATTATAAACCGCCTCAATTTAAAAATCACTACACAAATAAAACTaccataatatttttattatgcatatatatagttttttattttataagatattaataaatatggaaaattttaatactaataaattcatataaaatataaatgtaaTTCATAACTCATTGTAATGAATaataacatttttatattataataaaatgcATAATATCTTAATTAACATTGTCTTCATATATCAAttcctaaaaattaaaaatgttaaaattcaataaattcaCAACTACCACTAATAAGTTTACTATTTGAATAAGTTTGTTTagtaaataaaatctaacataatatcctaaaaaaagaaaaagaattcacAACTACTCAGTCTTTCAAATAACACTAAACAATGTCTTCACAATTTTCATTGCTTCCACCTGATGATGATGCTCTTCCTGTTGCTGGTGtaataatttcattttcaacaTCATTAgcctaaaataaattaaaacaaaattgtCAACCTAAAAATTACCAACATTTATAGCACTATAACAAcaacttaaaagaaaaaaaaatcaaagtataaaaatagaattaaccTTTTCAAAtgtcaaaattttcaaaaaaatattaaaaagagtAGAGGTGTAAGGTTAGAATATACGAGACTAACAATGCTAGAACATTAGATTAATGTAACAGCTATGATTCATCATAATTTTCAACATGATTAGTGCAATATAAATGCCACAAGAGAAGTATGATTTACCTGAGCTCCGTGGTCAAATATACTAGTAAGTTCAGCAGGAATTCTTCCTTCTTTAGAAAGGAAATAAGCCTTTAGTGCAGTCAATGTCCCATCAAATTTAGACTCTAAACGTTTAAAATCAGCTTGGGAGTAATTGGTAGAAGacattgaaattgaagaattaGCAAACTGGCCAAGATGATTGGCACCTCTGAAAGTATTAGTAGGTGTAGCTCCCATTCCCAAGCATCGCACCCTACCAGAATGTTCCTCCCCAAAGACTTTGCCAATAGCATCATTTGTGGATGGTCCAGATTCATCTTTCTCATTTTGAGTCATAAGTAGTTCAATTTGTTCCTacaattgaaatttaaacaacaaaaatataataaaataccATTAAAACTTGTCGGATTCTGAAGTTACATTTTTTACTAAATTAGACTAATAAATTCAATTTACCGCTATATTCCTTGCTTCATCAGTCACAAAGGACCCATCTTTCTTCTTATGAGTTGCTATATATATTTCTCCACGGCTAATTTTTCGCCCAATTtgtaaaaactatgtaaaaaaatataaaaaaagttaagaaatataacataatttagtaaaagcaaaaaaaaaaaaatgaattataaTTCATACTATTTCATGTCTTTTCCTTGAGATGGGTTTTGAGCCACCAATATGAAGAATTGTTTGCTTCTTGCGAACTTCTTTATTTCTCCTACACATCTcctattaaaaaagaaaaataaaaattaaagaattgatcacatattaatattaattttaaaaaagaaagcaTGTTACCATTGTAGAAGGTAAAAACCGATATTGAAT includes:
- the LOC130933803 gene encoding uncharacterized protein LOC130933803, giving the protein MDNLTRDEQVVVNFEDQQAIGKSQGLLAGYLGTLAVDCKLFPINFSKWSEPLGIPRSRFEECFSNLLKPKFHFKISEGIAKLYCKLSLAKKWSQHRIKLWNEFYDPCMSRQAIIDNVSVGIDRDQWASFIQYRFLPSTMEMCRRNKEVRKKQTILHIGGSKPISRKRHEIFLQIGRKISRGEIYIATHKKKDGSFVTDEARNIAEQIELLMTQNEKDESGPSTNDAIGKVFGEEHSGRVRCLGMGATPTNTFRGANHLGQFANSSISMSSTNYSQADFKRLESKFDGTLTALKAYFLSKEGRIPAELTSIFDHGAQANDVENEIITPATGRASSSGGSNENCEDIV